The Nitrosopumilus sp. genome includes a window with the following:
- a CDS encoding ATP-binding protein: protein MSQLEYILMIGIALSGKTTYIKLNFKHKRIALSHFNNREEELECIEKYLQKGISVVIDDTNLTEIIRKQHIKLGKRYKSKIRGVFMNTSQIILEKRQKSRRDPFPLSVIYKQLKQLDTPLISKGFDELIIKKN, encoded by the coding sequence ATGTCTCAATTAGAATATATTTTAATGATCGGGATTGCTTTAAGCGGAAAAACTACATACATTAAATTAAATTTTAAGCATAAACGCATAGCATTATCTCATTTTAATAATAGAGAAGAAGAGCTTGAGTGCATAGAGAAGTATCTCCAAAAAGGAATCAGCGTGGTAATTGATGACACGAATCTGACTGAAATAATCCGTAAACAACATATTAAACTTGGTAAAAGATACAAATCAAAGATAAGAGGAGTTTTCATGAATACTTCTCAGATAATTCTTGAGAAAAGACAAAAAAGTAGACGTGACCCATTTCCATTATCTGTAATTTACAAACAACTCAAGCAATTAGATACACCGTTAATTAGTAAGGGATTCGATGAATTAATTATAAAAAAGAACTAG
- the dinB gene encoding DNA polymerase IV produces METRVVFHIDFDYFYAQCEEIRSPELKTKPVCVCVFSDRGGDSGAIATANYTARKYGVKSGIPISFARKRLEDRKDAIFLPVDFDYYSEISEKAMEIMKNNADIFEYVGRDEAYLDVTERVTKDFDKAGHLAQQIKNSIREKVKLSCSIGISPNKLVSKIASDFYKPDGLTIVPPNRIEAFLEPQKIRVIPGIGKKTDEKFAAMNLETIQDLKKLDIFTLNKEFGRKSGIFIYNSVRGIDNEPVKKREASIQYSKITTLKKDSKDYQFLSENITELCKEVHDILMKNNRMFKSIGIYFVQSDLSNRSKSKMLRNPTTSLEELQKNADQLLKEAMENQIITIRRLGVKVSDLSEVQGQREITSYF; encoded by the coding sequence TTGGAAACTAGAGTAGTTTTCCACATAGACTTTGATTACTTTTATGCTCAATGTGAAGAGATTAGATCCCCAGAACTAAAAACCAAACCTGTTTGTGTGTGTGTATTTTCAGATAGAGGTGGAGATAGTGGAGCAATTGCAACAGCAAACTATACTGCAAGAAAATATGGGGTAAAATCAGGAATTCCAATCTCATTTGCAAGAAAAAGGCTAGAAGACAGAAAAGATGCCATATTTTTGCCCGTAGATTTTGACTATTATTCTGAAATATCTGAGAAAGCAATGGAGATAATGAAAAACAACGCAGATATTTTTGAATATGTAGGAAGAGATGAAGCGTATTTGGATGTAACAGAAAGAGTAACAAAAGATTTTGATAAAGCTGGTCATCTTGCTCAACAAATAAAAAATTCAATCAGAGAAAAAGTGAAACTTAGTTGTTCTATAGGAATTTCACCAAACAAACTAGTTTCAAAAATTGCTTCTGATTTTTACAAACCAGACGGTCTTACTATAGTACCTCCAAATAGAATAGAGGCATTTTTAGAACCACAGAAAATTAGAGTCATTCCAGGAATTGGAAAGAAGACAGATGAAAAATTTGCAGCGATGAATTTGGAGACAATCCAAGATTTGAAAAAATTAGACATATTTACTCTGAATAAAGAGTTTGGAAGAAAAAGTGGAATTTTCATCTACAACTCAGTAAGAGGAATAGATAATGAACCAGTTAAAAAAAGAGAAGCAAGCATACAGTATAGTAAAATTACAACATTAAAAAAAGATTCAAAAGATTATCAATTTTTATCAGAAAACATTACAGAATTATGTAAAGAAGTACATGATATATTAATGAAAAACAATCGAATGTTCAAATCAATTGGCATATACTTTGTACAATCAGATTTATCAAATAGATCAAAATCAAAAATGCTGCGAAATCCTACAACAAGCCTAGAAGAATTACAAAAAAATGCGGATCAATTACTAAAGGAAGCAATGGAAAATCAAATAATCACAATCAGAAGACTAGGAGTTAAAGTTTCAGATCTGTCAGAAGTACAAGGTCAAAGAGAGATTACAAGTTATTTCTAA
- the artG gene encoding thaumarchaeosortase, translated as MRNWNLIFGIFIISSPIIFSIIAFPDSVAWSWNEGRGGYFFALVFIIAELVGLKIIISKKRLLSVIPLSALTIVYLISLEIGLRDYIIESAKLFDVQLIYSWTWMWDFIVMAIFVVVALSIFFGKRWIRIAPAGPIFLIGTGIILSLDAFFPYDTLGPLQYIVPYFVQANVWLITVLDLGTAVGRDNVMFLRGDHGSMALQVFWPSAGVHSIIIFSLVIGAFMLKLNISRNRKIIYFGLGIIGTITVNLIRIFSLSWYALKVTTDPVAWEEYHKIAGEIMFLPWLFAFILVVMIIESRRLNRLDKNRT; from the coding sequence ATGCGGAATTGGAATCTTATTTTTGGGATTTTTATTATTTCTAGCCCTATCATTTTCTCAATAATTGCATTTCCTGATTCAGTTGCTTGGAGTTGGAATGAAGGTCGTGGTGGTTATTTCTTTGCTCTAGTTTTCATAATTGCAGAGCTTGTTGGACTAAAAATCATTATTTCTAAGAAACGATTACTCTCTGTAATTCCATTATCTGCTCTTACTATTGTTTACCTTATTTCATTAGAAATCGGTCTTAGAGATTACATTATTGAATCTGCAAAATTGTTTGATGTACAATTAATCTATTCATGGACATGGATGTGGGATTTCATTGTGATGGCTATTTTTGTAGTTGTTGCCTTGAGTATTTTCTTTGGCAAACGTTGGATTCGAATTGCACCTGCTGGTCCTATATTTTTGATTGGAACAGGAATTATTCTTTCACTTGATGCCTTTTTTCCATATGATACACTCGGTCCTTTACAATACATTGTCCCATATTTTGTTCAAGCCAATGTATGGCTAATCACGGTACTTGATCTAGGAACTGCAGTGGGGAGGGATAATGTCATGTTTTTACGTGGAGATCATGGCTCTATGGCACTTCAAGTTTTTTGGCCATCAGCTGGAGTTCACAGCATAATTATTTTTTCGTTGGTGATTGGAGCATTTATGTTAAAACTAAATATCTCTAGAAATAGAAAAATTATTTATTTTGGTTTAGGAATTATTGGAACAATCACTGTAAATTTAATTAGAATTTTTTCCTTATCCTGGTATGCGCTAAAGGTAACTACTGACCCTGTAGCATGGGAAGAATATCATAAAATTGCAGGAGAGATAATGTTCTTGCCTTGGTTATTTGCATTCATCCTTGTTGTAATGATTATAGAGTCCAGGCGTCTTAATCGACTTGATAAAAATCGAACTTAG
- a CDS encoding DsbA family protein codes for MNKKFLILGVIIIIVAVAILASSSTPETVNLDITRTHGTISTSMGSPILGNPSAPITIVEFGDYQCHQCYNWYHNTKPSITREYIDTGKVNLVFVDLAFLGNDSPKAAQASYCAEDQGLYWDYHDLLYNSQEPEIDGGWANSERLKAFAFSLGLDMNLFDSCLDSEKYSKRVQYNIQQAHEHDVNGTPGFFIVSSDEQQQIRGAQPFTVFKQILDPMI; via the coding sequence GTGAATAAAAAATTCTTAATTTTGGGCGTGATTATTATAATAGTTGCAGTTGCAATACTTGCATCTTCTTCAACTCCTGAAACTGTTAATCTTGATATAACTAGAACTCATGGTACTATTTCTACTTCTATGGGTTCTCCAATTTTGGGTAATCCTTCAGCACCTATTACTATTGTGGAATTCGGTGATTATCAATGTCATCAATGTTACAATTGGTATCATAATACAAAACCATCTATAACCCGTGAATATATTGATACTGGAAAAGTAAATCTTGTTTTTGTAGATTTAGCATTTCTAGGAAATGATTCTCCAAAAGCTGCACAAGCATCATATTGTGCTGAGGATCAAGGACTTTATTGGGATTACCATGATCTTCTTTACAATTCACAGGAACCAGAAATTGATGGAGGTTGGGCAAATTCTGAAAGACTCAAAGCATTTGCATTTTCGTTGGGGCTTGATATGAATTTGTTTGACAGTTGTCTTGACTCTGAAAAATACTCAAAGCGTGTTCAGTATAATATTCAACAAGCACATGAGCATGATGTGAACGGAACTCCTGGATTCTTTATAGTAAGCTCTGATGAACAACAACAAATTAGAGGCGCTCAACCATTTACTGTATTTAAACAAATTCTGGATCCTATGATCTAA
- a CDS encoding C2H2-type zinc finger protein: protein MLIIDCKDVISIKSELLVYVADQVAAIPTLKNNQFTLSTLNDDEILDTNLVISAIKEFLDFIGEGRNFAVIASNNMIKITSVSGRIIERDDQNKFEMFSCPHCGFITQYEVELTTHMKIHYL from the coding sequence ATGCTTATAATTGACTGTAAGGATGTGATTTCTATTAAAAGTGAATTATTAGTTTATGTTGCGGATCAAGTTGCAGCAATACCAACTTTAAAAAATAACCAATTTACTTTGTCAACTTTAAATGATGACGAAATTCTTGATACTAATTTAGTCATTTCTGCAATTAAAGAATTTTTGGATTTTATAGGCGAAGGAAGAAATTTTGCAGTAATCGCTAGTAATAACATGATAAAGATAACATCTGTCTCTGGAAGAATAATAGAACGTGATGACCAAAATAAATTTGAAATGTTTTCATGCCCTCATTGTGGTTTTATAACTCAGTATGAAGTCGAACTTACTACACATATGAAAATTCATTATCTTTAA
- a CDS encoding NAD(P)-dependent oxidoreductase, with the protein MKKGIKKSDNGESQVMKKIGIIGLGMLGSAVASHLVDSGFIVTAYNRTNDKTLQLKEKGVKIVSSPKEVAKNSELVIIIVRNAEAVKKISFGSDGIVKGNHDKLIVADMSTIDPLESKNISKRFQEYNINKLDIPVMGGPNVAIKGHLVMMISGNKKSFEKCKKSFEKIANKIFFLGENEVAHTIKLAMNLQITMLALALSEGIILVKKANVDPKIFLEILNSTYFKTGMSENKAYKMIDGKYDVTFTLANLKKDISTMTDAAKSLDVKLPMIKKAEQIYENAVKAGFGDMDYTSIIEYIKKINNVK; encoded by the coding sequence ATGAAGAAAGGCATTAAAAAAAGTGACAATGGTGAATCACAAGTAATGAAAAAAATTGGAATTATAGGACTAGGAATGCTTGGGAGTGCAGTTGCATCACATTTAGTAGATTCAGGGTTTATTGTAACAGCATATAATAGAACAAATGATAAAACATTGCAATTAAAAGAAAAGGGGGTAAAGATAGTATCATCTCCAAAAGAGGTTGCAAAAAATTCAGAGCTAGTTATAATAATAGTAAGAAATGCAGAAGCTGTCAAAAAAATATCATTTGGAAGTGACGGTATCGTTAAAGGAAATCATGACAAACTAATTGTTGCAGATATGAGTACAATTGATCCATTAGAGTCCAAAAATATTTCAAAAAGGTTTCAAGAATACAACATCAATAAACTGGACATACCAGTTATGGGAGGACCAAATGTTGCGATCAAAGGTCATTTGGTCATGATGATATCAGGAAATAAAAAAAGTTTTGAAAAATGTAAAAAAAGTTTTGAAAAAATTGCAAATAAAATTTTTTTCTTAGGAGAAAACGAAGTAGCACATACAATCAAGTTAGCTATGAATCTACAGATCACAATGCTTGCGCTTGCATTATCTGAAGGAATCATACTGGTTAAAAAAGCAAATGTAGACCCAAAAATATTTCTAGAGATTTTAAACTCTACATATTTCAAAACAGGTATGAGTGAAAATAAAGCGTACAAGATGATAGATGGAAAATATGATGTGACATTTACACTTGCAAATCTTAAAAAAGACATAAGTACAATGACAGATGCGGCCAAATCATTAGATGTTAAATTGCCAATGATCAAAAAAGCAGAGCAGATCTATGAAAATGCAGTAAAAGCAGGATTTGGGGATATGGATTATACAAGTATTATAGAATATATCAAAAAGATCAATAATGTAAAATAA
- a CDS encoding SDR family oxidoreductase, with protein sequence MRLKDKVTIVTGASSDIGKGIVRRFTEEGSKVVLIARNLEELEKTRKEVGKEALTASISCDLTDESQTLQAVNQIMDTYGKIDILINNAGIINDPIHFHEMKNSEIKKLIDVNLLGVFNMTKAVIPKMSDVKKGVIVNIGSISSERAIPRVHLAVYSSTKAAIVMFTKSIAVEYARKNIRCNCVNPGIINSGMIKSYLDDPQARKVLEERLPLARIGEPADVANAVLYLASDEANWVTGTVLNVDGGKTASEG encoded by the coding sequence ATGAGATTAAAAGACAAAGTAACCATCGTTACAGGAGCATCCAGTGATATTGGTAAAGGAATTGTAAGGAGGTTTACAGAAGAGGGATCCAAAGTAGTTCTAATTGCAAGGAATTTAGAAGAATTGGAAAAAACAAGAAAAGAGGTTGGAAAAGAAGCACTAACAGCATCAATTTCATGTGACTTGACTGATGAATCTCAAACATTGCAGGCAGTTAATCAGATCATGGACACATATGGAAAAATTGACATTTTAATAAATAATGCAGGGATAATTAATGATCCCATACACTTTCATGAAATGAAAAATTCTGAAATAAAAAAACTCATAGATGTCAATTTGTTAGGAGTGTTTAATATGACAAAAGCAGTTATTCCAAAAATGTCAGATGTTAAAAAGGGTGTCATTGTAAACATAGGATCTATTTCAAGTGAACGTGCAATCCCGAGAGTTCATTTGGCAGTATATTCATCAACGAAAGCAGCAATCGTAATGTTTACAAAATCAATTGCAGTGGAATATGCAAGAAAAAATATTAGATGTAATTGTGTAAATCCAGGAATCATTAATTCTGGAATGATAAAATCGTACCTTGATGATCCTCAAGCTAGAAAAGTTCTTGAAGAAAGATTACCACTTGCAAGAATAGGGGAACCAGCAGATGTAGCAAATGCAGTTCTATATTTAGCATCAGATGAAGCAAATTGGGTTACAGGGACTGTGTTAAATGTAGATGGTGGAAAAACAGCTTCAGAAGGATGA
- a CDS encoding NAD(P)/FAD-dependent oxidoreductase → MSEEYHYDLVIVGAGPAGSSAAFAAAKDGVKVALLEKEDAIAETVRTSGVTWIQNIKEFGIPDDCYNPIKNFSFCSPNNEVTISDSIPRAAVLDVRKTYRWLAHEAEKLGVDIFVKTNINAVIKNDNGDIQGVKGSSPKGRTIFYSKVVIDATGFTSIVSKAMGFVTQWKRFGAGAEYEVKAENVDPNTWYLMVGEQYSPAGYAWIFPLGNNIVRIGVGVGKPESNVDPTQRLKVLMDKKIGPIKKLGKITPIEFHYGLIPNDGLSRKTVFNNLILVGDSAGQANPLVLEGIRYAIKYGRVAGKISANAIKSGKTDEKALYPYEVIWRKEIESKINSAGKVQDRWIKLTDSDWDKELNIIKELKPEEFIDFIKAEFGLTNMVKLATHHPKLAVRQLFNLVKGR, encoded by the coding sequence TTGTCAGAAGAATATCATTATGATTTAGTAATTGTCGGGGCAGGGCCAGCAGGATCATCAGCAGCTTTTGCAGCCGCTAAAGATGGAGTAAAAGTTGCCTTACTTGAAAAGGAAGATGCGATTGCAGAAACTGTTAGAACAAGCGGTGTAACTTGGATTCAAAATATCAAAGAATTTGGAATACCAGATGATTGTTATAATCCAATCAAAAATTTTTCATTTTGTTCTCCAAATAATGAAGTAACCATTAGTGATTCAATTCCAAGAGCTGCAGTATTAGATGTAAGAAAAACATACAGATGGTTAGCACATGAAGCAGAGAAATTAGGGGTCGATATTTTTGTCAAGACCAACATTAATGCAGTAATTAAAAATGATAATGGGGATATCCAAGGAGTTAAAGGTTCAAGTCCTAAAGGAAGAACGATTTTTTATTCCAAAGTGGTGATTGATGCTACGGGGTTTACTTCAATAGTGAGTAAGGCAATGGGTTTTGTAACGCAGTGGAAGAGATTTGGTGCTGGAGCAGAATATGAAGTAAAAGCAGAGAATGTAGATCCAAATACATGGTATCTAATGGTGGGAGAACAATATTCACCTGCAGGATATGCATGGATTTTTCCATTAGGAAACAATATTGTAAGAATTGGGGTAGGCGTAGGAAAACCAGAATCAAATGTAGACCCTACTCAAAGACTTAAAGTCTTGATGGATAAAAAAATAGGACCTATAAAAAAATTAGGAAAGATAACTCCGATAGAATTTCATTATGGTCTAATTCCAAATGATGGATTGTCAAGGAAAACAGTTTTTAATAATCTAATTTTAGTTGGGGATTCAGCTGGACAAGCAAATCCACTTGTATTAGAAGGAATTAGATACGCAATAAAATACGGGAGAGTAGCAGGAAAAATATCAGCAAATGCGATAAAATCTGGAAAAACAGATGAAAAAGCACTTTACCCATATGAAGTAATTTGGCGAAAAGAAATTGAGTCAAAAATTAATTCAGCAGGAAAAGTTCAGGATAGATGGATAAAGTTGACAGATAGTGATTGGGATAAAGAATTAAACATAATAAAAGAATTAAAACCAGAAGAATTTATTGATTTCATTAAAGCAGAGTTTGGATTAACAAACATGGTTAAGTTGGCAACGCATCATCCAAAACTTGCAGTTAGACAATTATTCAATCTAGTTAAAGGAAGATAG
- a CDS encoding class I SAM-dependent methyltransferase — protein sequence MDKVRKTFDKWAENGRAELMEVEHRDSVLKFLQKIPFDKPFTFLDVGCGNGWVVRKIVNKKNCKKAIGIDKSRKMIIQARKKIVNKKEEFIHTDIESMKYKGKFDFIFSMESLYYTDSIDTALKKIFKLLKPGGQFFCGTDFYTDNKATAKWAKMMKIKMHLHSKKEWKLFFQNAGFRVSTKNIRDLKNRKKWKREFGTLFIIGTKPAK from the coding sequence ATGGACAAGGTTAGAAAAACTTTTGACAAATGGGCTGAAAATGGAAGGGCTGAATTAATGGAAGTAGAACATAGAGATAGTGTTCTAAAGTTTTTACAAAAAATACCATTTGATAAACCATTTACATTTCTAGATGTCGGATGTGGAAATGGATGGGTGGTAAGAAAAATAGTAAATAAAAAAAATTGTAAAAAAGCTATTGGGATCGATAAAAGTAGAAAAATGATCATTCAGGCTAGGAAAAAAATAGTAAATAAAAAAGAAGAGTTCATCCACACAGATATTGAATCTATGAAATATAAAGGAAAATTTGATTTTATTTTTTCAATGGAATCACTATATTATACAGATTCAATTGACACAGCATTAAAAAAAATATTTAAATTATTAAAACCAGGTGGACAATTTTTTTGTGGGACTGATTTTTACACAGATAACAAGGCAACTGCAAAATGGGCAAAGATGATGAAAATTAAGATGCATTTACATTCAAAAAAAGAGTGGAAATTATTTTTTCAGAATGCAGGATTTAGAGTAAGCACCAAGAACATTAGAGATTTGAAGAATAGAAAAAAATGGAAACGTGAATTTGGGACTTTATTCATAATAGGTACAAAACCGGCAAAGTAA
- the cofD gene encoding 2-phospho-L-lactate transferase: MITVLAGGTGSVKLVRGLVAQESKINVISNVGDNYWLYGLYVCPDIDTIVYGLADLLDQERGWGMKKDTFNFLRQMEVFGEETWFRIGDRDAATHLIRTNMLKNGKNLSDITKWICEKFAVSANIIPVTDNSIETRITTDKGELHLQEYWVKHRGKDPVLGIQYIGADKARPNPEAVNAIHDADMIIIAPGNPLTSIGPMLQIKGIRKELSKIKKKVVAISPLIGDDAISGPAAKYMQAAGIESSAYGLAKMYSDVCSNIIVDVKDRMLIKKIQSLDMKVFETKITMKNKLAEEALANFILKQVHV; encoded by the coding sequence ATGATTACAGTCTTAGCAGGAGGAACAGGTTCAGTCAAATTAGTCAGAGGACTAGTAGCCCAAGAATCCAAAATAAACGTAATTAGTAATGTTGGAGACAATTATTGGCTGTATGGACTCTATGTATGTCCAGATATAGACACCATTGTTTACGGGTTAGCAGATTTACTCGATCAGGAACGAGGATGGGGAATGAAAAAAGATACATTCAATTTTTTGCGACAGATGGAAGTTTTTGGAGAAGAGACATGGTTCAGAATTGGAGATAGAGATGCTGCAACTCATCTCATAAGAACTAACATGTTAAAGAATGGTAAGAATCTTAGCGACATAACAAAATGGATATGTGAAAAATTTGCAGTTAGTGCAAACATTATTCCAGTAACAGATAACAGTATTGAAACAAGAATAACTACAGACAAAGGAGAATTACATTTACAAGAATATTGGGTCAAGCATAGAGGGAAAGATCCAGTATTAGGAATTCAATATATCGGCGCAGATAAAGCTCGCCCAAATCCTGAAGCTGTAAATGCAATACATGATGCAGATATGATAATCATAGCTCCAGGAAATCCATTAACATCAATAGGTCCAATGCTTCAGATCAAAGGAATCAGAAAGGAATTATCAAAAATAAAGAAAAAAGTTGTTGCAATAAGTCCGTTAATTGGAGATGACGCAATCAGTGGACCTGCAGCTAAATATATGCAAGCAGCAGGAATAGAATCAAGTGCATATGGTTTGGCAAAGATGTATTCTGATGTTTGTTCAAACATTATTGTTGATGTAAAAGATAGAATGTTAATAAAAAAAATTCAGAGTTTAGATATGAAGGTTTTTGAGACAAAAATTACTATGAAAAATAAACTGGCCGAAGAAGCATTAGCCAATTTCATCTTAAAACAAGTACACGTATAA
- the cofC gene encoding 2-phospho-L-lactate guanylyltransferase, whose product MKIAAIIPVKTFSNAKTRLDIHPQKIEDLCKVMLEEILHTISISPQIEKTIMVTKEEKAIEIGKKFNTVNIIDEKEKSVNEAVALADKYLLENDFHASIVFPQDIPYIKTQDIDFMLNYKSPPNFAIIVPSRRFDGTNALARMPIDLMETHYDEDSYKIHMNKAKEHTLNVAMVFVKRIMWDVDNNEDLEFLLEQKEKPEIAEKIRKILDSK is encoded by the coding sequence TTGAAAATAGCCGCAATTATTCCTGTAAAGACATTCTCTAATGCTAAAACACGTTTAGATATACATCCACAAAAAATTGAGGATTTATGTAAAGTTATGTTAGAGGAAATTTTGCATACAATTTCAATATCACCGCAAATTGAAAAAACAATTATGGTGACAAAAGAAGAAAAAGCAATAGAAATTGGAAAAAAATTTAACACGGTAAATATCATTGATGAAAAAGAAAAAAGTGTTAATGAGGCAGTTGCACTTGCAGATAAATACCTTTTAGAAAATGATTTTCATGCCTCAATTGTATTTCCTCAAGACATACCATACATCAAAACTCAAGATATTGATTTTATGTTAAACTACAAATCACCACCAAATTTTGCAATTATTGTTCCTTCAAGAAGATTTGATGGGACAAATGCTCTTGCAAGAATGCCTATAGATTTAATGGAGACACATTATGATGAAGATAGTTATAAAATCCACATGAATAAAGCCAAAGAGCATACACTGAATGTTGCAATGGTTTTTGTAAAAAGAATAATGTGGGATGTAGATAATAATGAAGATTTAGAATTTCTTTTAGAACAAAAAGAAAAACCAGAGATTGCAGAAAAAATTAGAAAAATATTAGATTCAAAATAA
- a CDS encoding sulfurtransferase TusA family protein, producing MSESTEKKLNATGLFCPEPVFRTKIEIERMQVGETLTVSADDPAAEDDISRWVTRNGHELVNMSKDGDVVTFQIKKVK from the coding sequence ATGTCTGAATCAACTGAAAAAAAATTAAATGCAACTGGATTATTTTGTCCTGAACCTGTATTCCGAACAAAGATCGAAATTGAAAGAATGCAAGTTGGAGAGACATTAACCGTGTCTGCAGATGATCCTGCAGCTGAAGATGACATATCCAGATGGGTCACAAGAAATGGTCACGAATTAGTCAACATGTCTAAAGATGGAGATGTTGTTACTTTTCAGATTAAAAAGGTGAAATAA
- a CDS encoding cysteine synthase family protein, with the protein MTAVNDTEVLNRVGNTPLVKLNSLSHDNIEYFAKLEGHNPFGSVKDRAAYWMIKDGEEKGILKKGKSIIIEPTSGNTGIALTGIAKLLGYKVEIVIPEKASNETKTIIRNLGAKIFETSDDLCPKVGSGTDQSIALATSIASSRPDTYYSPNQYANEANFIGHYKGTGPEIWKQTNGKVTHFFTGVGTGGTITGIGTFLKEKNPNVKIIGCQPQQNHLIQGWRNFEESAKPDLFLKREKIVDDWVSVDNNEAFSVIREIFARDKLLISPSSAAVYACMKKYPIEGNRCAVGIFADDGRKFKSVYTSQNIMSEEEFDNSLKDAKYMSELAY; encoded by the coding sequence ATGACTGCTGTCAATGATACAGAGGTACTAAATCGGGTTGGCAATACCCCACTTGTTAAATTAAATTCTCTTTCTCATGATAACATAGAATATTTTGCAAAATTGGAAGGTCACAATCCATTTGGTTCTGTAAAAGACAGAGCAGCGTATTGGATGATCAAAGATGGTGAAGAAAAAGGAATTTTAAAAAAAGGAAAAAGCATAATAATTGAACCGACTTCTGGAAATACTGGGATTGCACTAACTGGAATTGCAAAGTTATTAGGTTATAAAGTTGAGATAGTTATTCCAGAAAAAGCTAGTAATGAAACTAAGACCATCATTAGAAATCTGGGTGCTAAAATCTTTGAAACTAGTGATGATCTATGTCCAAAAGTGGGATCTGGGACTGACCAAAGTATTGCACTTGCAACATCCATTGCATCATCTAGACCGGATACGTATTACTCACCAAACCAGTATGCAAATGAGGCAAATTTTATTGGACATTATAAAGGAACAGGCCCTGAAATTTGGAAACAGACGAACGGTAAAGTGACTCATTTCTTTACGGGTGTTGGCACGGGTGGCACAATTACTGGAATTGGAACTTTTCTTAAAGAAAAAAATCCCAATGTTAAGATCATTGGTTGTCAACCACAACAGAATCATTTGATTCAGGGGTGGAGAAATTTTGAAGAATCTGCTAAACCAGATTTATTTCTAAAAAGAGAAAAGATTGTAGATGATTGGGTTTCAGTAGACAACAATGAAGCATTTTCAGTGATAAGAGAAATCTTTGCAAGAGATAAATTGTTAATTAGTCCATCCTCAGCAGCAGTTTATGCGTGTATGAAAAAATATCCCATTGAAGGAAACAGATGTGCGGTAGGGATATTTGCAGATGATGGAAGAAAATTCAAAAGTGTTTACACATCTCAAAACATTATGAGTGAGGAAGAATTTGATAATTCTCTAAAAGATGCCAAGTACATGTCAGAATTAGCTTACTGA